From Roseburia hominis, the proteins below share one genomic window:
- a CDS encoding LytTR family DNA-binding domain-containing protein, which translates to MLKLAVCDDSLLFLQEMRELLEADQGVEEVVVYEKPEKLLEEIEKGEKEFDAIFMDIEFDREENGIQYVREIFREAPHIQLIYVTGYHDKYIQQIFLTDTNLTGYLMKPLDKELLSQYLDKIRERKTPKNVLTFSVRGKSYIIAADHVLYLESDNHRVFIHTEEGSYTVYDKLSNIHEKLPSSFIQCHKSFLVNMNRIQYMEGNEICFQNGQRVPVSKIQRERVRKSYFLHLGKKI; encoded by the coding sequence ATGTTAAAACTTGCAGTATGCGATGACAGTTTATTATTTTTACAAGAGATGAGAGAATTATTGGAAGCGGATCAAGGGGTAGAAGAAGTTGTTGTTTATGAGAAGCCGGAAAAGTTGTTGGAGGAGATTGAAAAAGGGGAAAAGGAGTTTGACGCTATTTTCATGGATATAGAATTTGACAGAGAAGAAAACGGAATACAGTATGTGAGAGAGATTTTCCGGGAAGCACCTCACATTCAATTGATTTATGTGACAGGGTATCATGACAAATACATACAGCAGATTTTTTTGACGGACACCAATCTTACCGGTTATCTGATGAAGCCTCTTGATAAAGAGCTTCTCAGCCAATATTTGGATAAGATTCGTGAGAGGAAGACTCCGAAGAATGTGCTCACATTTTCCGTCAGGGGGAAATCCTATATTATAGCAGCGGACCATGTTCTGTATCTGGAAAGTGACAATCACAGAGTTTTCATTCATACGGAAGAAGGTTCCTACACTGTTTATGATAAACTCAGCAACATTCATGAGAAGCTTCCTTCCAGTTTTATTCAGTGCCACAAAAGCTTTCTTGTGAATATGAACCGGATTCAATATATGGAAGGAAATGAAATCTGCTTTCAAAATGGGCAGAGGGTGCCGGTCAGTAAAATACAGCGGGAAAGAGTGCGAAAAAGTTATTTCCTGCATTTAGGTAAAAAAATATGA
- a CDS encoding LPXTG cell wall anchor domain-containing protein → MRTFEHASDYVAVIDEKSNTSNENNVPKTGDLASVTLYVSLLAFAAVVLVVLLRKKVNNRI, encoded by the coding sequence ATCCGGACTTTTGAACATGCATCTGACTATGTTGCAGTCATTGATGAAAAAAGTAATACATCAAATGAAAATAATGTACCTAAGACAGGGGATCTGGCTTCTGTTACACTTTATGTTTCATTGTTAGCATTTGCAGCTGTGGTACTTGTGGTATTATTAAGGAAAAAAGTGAATAATAGGATTTAG
- a CDS encoding GHKL domain-containing protein — MSESGFIYQIISAVVQIMSVIVSGICMEGLLTGREDRGGKRKRIAIWSILCSVWVIIKCLFAMPPHYYNVINPILITLSYVFVLTYFYSDKAWIKFTHVSMLIMQSVLADVILYIVFGEVKKLNLRYASFANPYMAERGTMVAALTIFLNIAYMVVVLRLQKKRRHTISPIWLAVMLQMLFVFMMICAIKWSQAGGDDFKLYFSYFCCYTVLEFALVMLYVGQLEKRETQEKVRKLQQEGELKKAHYEQIEVRRQEMAKLRCDYGNILTSILDLLEHGKKDEAETVIQDLSVRISATREYPFCAVPIVNAILTEKQKVCEEEGISQDLNLMIPDMTGIAELDLCMIFGNLMDNAIRACKEVREQGKECAITLNGGIAQEYLIIKCKNTALENHKNKIWGTGYGHKILADIARKYGGDFQTMYEKENFMAQISLKLQN, encoded by the coding sequence ATGAGCGAAAGTGGTTTTATTTATCAGATTATTAGTGCAGTAGTGCAGATTATGTCGGTTATTGTGAGCGGAATCTGTATGGAAGGATTGTTGACAGGGAGGGAGGACAGAGGCGGCAAAAGAAAAAGGATTGCCATCTGGAGTATTTTGTGCAGTGTTTGGGTAATCATCAAATGCCTGTTTGCGATGCCGCCTCATTATTATAATGTGATCAATCCTATTCTCATTACTTTATCTTATGTTTTTGTGCTGACTTATTTTTATAGCGATAAGGCGTGGATAAAGTTTACGCATGTCAGTATGCTGATTATGCAAAGTGTTTTGGCAGATGTGATTCTTTATATTGTTTTCGGAGAAGTGAAAAAGCTGAATCTTCGGTATGCAAGCTTCGCCAATCCCTACATGGCAGAAAGAGGTACCATGGTTGCGGCGCTGACAATTTTTTTGAATATCGCCTATATGGTGGTTGTGCTGAGACTGCAGAAGAAGAGAAGACACACCATAAGCCCGATATGGCTTGCCGTGATGCTTCAGATGCTGTTTGTCTTTATGATGATATGTGCCATAAAATGGTCGCAGGCTGGCGGTGATGATTTTAAACTGTATTTCAGTTATTTTTGTTGTTATACTGTTTTGGAGTTTGCTTTAGTTATGCTTTATGTCGGTCAGTTGGAAAAGCGTGAAACACAGGAGAAGGTCAGGAAGCTTCAGCAGGAAGGGGAACTTAAAAAGGCTCATTATGAACAGATCGAAGTCCGCCGTCAGGAGATGGCAAAGCTGCGCTGCGATTACGGAAACATTCTTACATCCATACTGGATTTGCTGGAACATGGGAAAAAGGATGAGGCGGAAACGGTGATTCAGGATTTATCCGTGCGTATAAGCGCCACAAGGGAATACCCGTTCTGCGCAGTTCCGATTGTCAATGCCATTTTGACGGAGAAACAAAAAGTATGCGAAGAGGAAGGCATTTCACAGGATCTGAATCTGATGATTCCCGACATGACAGGAATTGCAGAGCTGGATCTTTGCATGATTTTTGGAAATCTGATGGATAATGCCATCAGAGCCTGTAAGGAAGTAAGAGAACAGGGGAAAGAGTGTGCGATTACTTTAAATGGCGGTATAGCACAGGAATATCTGATTATAAAATGTAAGAACACCGCTTTGGAAAACCATAAGAATAAAATATGGGGAACCGGCTATGGCCATAAGATTCTGGCGGATATCGCCAGGAAATACGGCGGTGACTTTCAGACTATGTATGAAAAAGAAAACTTTATGGCTCAGATTAGTTTGAAATTGCAAAATTAG
- a CDS encoding AAA family ATPase: protein MKLLKINIQDMPRFKGDIDIDFIARQRVDEDDKERLYCVFSNIYINPVLSFIGINASGKTTILKTISFVINLLNNESINSIEVKEILNDLLEGENVKITSFFYEQKKVYKLQTVITKKINLIDESEKLVISDEKLWEKEAEKVKTKKSLFDFKDSDIKIERNQKEQFLSDDVSVMIAINREKQSGFLLRDMSMWTNHNMLNVLGKFPKELLTFLDPSIEYFKCSIEKKSTDLRLKFHGSEEIILRSPSEIEKYLSSGTIKGISVFMNALFCFVEGGYLIVDELENHFNEEIVATLVRFFMDPKVNRQGSTLIYSTHYAELLDEFERNDCIYIVRNRGGINAENLSFILKRNDIKKSEAYESGYLEGTVPVYEAYMALKKVLSSVEIREDEK, encoded by the coding sequence ATGAAACTTTTAAAAATTAATATACAAGATATGCCACGTTTTAAAGGGGATATAGATATAGATTTCATCGCAAGACAGAGAGTTGATGAAGATGACAAGGAGAGGCTTTATTGTGTTTTTTCAAATATATATATTAATCCAGTTCTTTCGTTTATTGGGATTAATGCATCTGGGAAAACAACAATATTAAAAACAATTTCATTTGTAATTAATTTGCTAAACAATGAATCTATTAATAGTATTGAGGTAAAAGAAATACTGAATGATTTATTAGAAGGAGAAAATGTTAAAATTACAAGTTTCTTTTATGAACAAAAAAAAGTTTATAAGCTTCAGACAGTTATTACTAAAAAAATTAATTTGATAGATGAAAGCGAGAAATTAGTAATTTCGGATGAAAAACTATGGGAAAAAGAGGCTGAGAAAGTTAAAACAAAGAAAAGTTTATTTGATTTTAAAGATTCAGATATAAAGATTGAAAGAAATCAAAAGGAACAATTTTTGTCGGATGATGTAAGTGTTATGATTGCTATAAATAGGGAAAAACAATCGGGTTTTCTTTTAAGAGACATGTCGATGTGGACAAATCATAATATGTTGAATGTCCTAGGTAAATTTCCAAAAGAACTTTTAACTTTTTTGGATCCAAGCATAGAGTATTTTAAATGTAGTATTGAGAAAAAATCCACTGATCTGAGACTGAAATTTCACGGTTCTGAGGAGATAATTTTGAGAAGTCCTAGTGAAATTGAAAAATATCTTTCTTCAGGGACTATAAAAGGAATTAGTGTATTTATGAATGCCTTATTCTGCTTTGTGGAAGGTGGTTATTTGATTGTCGATGAATTAGAGAATCATTTTAATGAGGAAATTGTTGCTACACTTGTACGATTTTTTATGGATCCAAAGGTTAATAGACAAGGTTCTACTTTGATTTATTCTACGCATTATGCAGAATTATTAGATGAATTTGAGAGAAATGATTGTATTTATATAGTTAGAAATCGAGGCGGAATCAATGCAGAAAATTTATCGTTTATCTTAAAAAGAAATGATATTAAAAAAAGTGAGGCGTATGAAAGTGGATATCTAGAAGGTACTGTACCAGTATATGAGGCGTATATGGCATTAAAGAAAGTCCTTTCTAGTGTGGAAATAAGGGAGGATGAAAAGTAA
- a CDS encoding ATP-binding protein: protein MTLEEIKNGESKNVEFKIMLPDDSKKYMKTIVAYANTAGGKIIIGIDDVTRNIVCVEPSSVFRIMDKIANAVSDMCVPQIVPDVTFQTIEGKCIVQIEIYPGQNRPYYIKSMGKENGTYIRVAGTSRPVDEAILKDLEYQGTGKSYDEIVNVEIDYDEEQALKLCNDIRMHIAESSELPINKVREITVTNLENWGILKKSGQNYLPTNAFILCTNNVFRFAKIQCALFKGEDRAVFIDRREFGGPIYNQIEEAYQFVLKHINLGATIEGIVRKDKYELPPESIREAIINSVCHRCYLDHSCVQIAIYDNRVEITSPGMLYGGLTVEQAISGRSKIRNVCIAEVFSRMGIIEQWGTGLQRMIRGCREYGVREPEFIDMGDAFRVNFYRSNVKTGTENTEIVAETGIEIANANTENRMIGTETGIEMVENQLSFSLSDTEKKVVSLILKNPEITQDKMAEIIGMSKNGIRYAMNKLKNRGILVREGATKKGKWSIKK from the coding sequence ATGACACTTGAAGAAATCAAAAATGGTGAATCAAAAAATGTTGAATTTAAAATTATGCTTCCGGATGACAGCAAAAAGTATATGAAAACGATAGTTGCTTATGCAAATACAGCAGGCGGGAAAATAATCATCGGAATAGATGATGTCACAAGAAATATTGTTTGTGTTGAACCAAGTTCTGTTTTTAGGATTATGGATAAAATCGCCAATGCGGTTTCTGACATGTGTGTGCCTCAAATCGTTCCTGACGTTACGTTTCAGACAATAGAAGGGAAATGTATCGTCCAGATAGAAATATATCCGGGACAGAACAGACCATATTATATCAAAAGTATGGGAAAAGAAAACGGGACCTATATTCGTGTGGCGGGAACCAGTAGACCAGTTGACGAAGCAATATTAAAAGATTTGGAATATCAGGGAACAGGCAAATCGTACGACGAAATTGTTAACGTTGAAATAGACTACGATGAGGAGCAAGCTTTGAAATTGTGCAATGATATTCGAATGCATATTGCTGAATCAAGTGAACTTCCAATAAATAAAGTGAGGGAGATAACAGTCACTAATCTGGAAAACTGGGGGATTTTAAAGAAAAGTGGACAAAACTATCTTCCAACAAATGCATTTATATTATGTACAAATAATGTTTTTCGATTTGCAAAAATACAGTGTGCATTGTTTAAAGGAGAGGATAGGGCGGTATTTATTGATAGAAGAGAATTTGGCGGGCCGATTTATAATCAGATTGAGGAAGCTTACCAGTTTGTATTAAAGCATATTAATCTTGGTGCGACGATTGAGGGGATTGTTCGGAAAGACAAATATGAATTGCCGCCGGAGAGCATTCGGGAAGCAATTATCAATTCTGTTTGTCACAGGTGTTACTTGGATCATTCTTGTGTTCAGATTGCGATTTATGATAACAGAGTGGAAATCACCTCTCCGGGGATGCTGTATGGCGGACTGACAGTGGAACAGGCTATATCAGGGCGTTCAAAAATCCGTAATGTTTGCATTGCAGAAGTATTCAGCCGAATGGGTATTATTGAGCAGTGGGGAACAGGTCTCCAGAGAATGATTCGGGGCTGTAGAGAATACGGAGTTCGTGAACCGGAGTTTATTGACATGGGTGATGCGTTTCGGGTAAATTTTTATCGTTCAAATGTAAAGACTGGCACAGAAAATACAGAAATAGTTGCAGAAACTGGCATAGAAATAGCAAATGCTAACACAGAAAATAGAATGATTGGCACAGAAACTGGCATAGAAATGGTGGAAAATCAATTGTCTTTTTCTTTATCAGATACAGAGAAAAAAGTAGTAAGCCTGATTTTAAAGAATCCGGAAATTACGCAGGATAAAATGGCAGAAATTATAGGGATGTCAAAAAATGGAATCAGATATGCCATGAATAAATTGAAAAACAGAGGGATTCTTGTGCGAGAGGGGGCTACCAAGAAAGGGAAATGGTCTATTAAGAAGTAA
- a CDS encoding DEAD/DEAH box helicase family protein: protein MNIEAYNLDSLRKLVRSLQDENRRLKIQLEKADIPYESENIFEEKIENIEEYDPDQGGRIQSKYITEDLANKYFAMFWGRTDVYAKRGTKGGYFPQCNNRWNNRICPKQQGIKINCEACEHREWTRLDPKKIVEHLLGYREDGADVLGVYPLLPDGTCRFLVFDFDNHEKGAEKTDFANVDDEWHEEVDALRIICESNGITPLVERSRSGRGAHVWVFFKRPVDATLARKFGFLLLDKGSASINLKSFHYYDRMYPSQDVASSIGNLIALPLQGQALKKGNSAFVDKNWNAYPDQWDILLNQTEKLTLDEIEKCMTKWQAELSNEKGMLALPNVQNRPKPWKKKDGFVKSDVVGKMHIALGDAIYVDTLNLMPRLQNQIRSMAAFDNPVFYKNKRLGYSNYYNFSAVYMGKDIDGYIRIPRGLRDNLVCACKEADINFEIEDYREKGRPIRVVFQGDLRTQQNLAAERLLAYDHGILSAATAFGKTVVCSYLIAERKVNTLILLQSKDLLEQWVEELNKFLIIDEKPPTYKTKSGREKRRDSVIGILHGSKNTLTGIVDVAMVGSMYSKGKFNEFINSYGMVIMDECHHCGSSTSIEVMQKVNARYVYGVSATPKRGDNLEKIIYMLLGPIRHKFTAKERAAEQGIGHYVYPRYTRVIDTNESKNNINEAYSLISTSLVRNEMILEDTRACVKMGRTPVILTRYKKQAKYLYDNLQKDADRVFLLYGDNSDKKNSDVRRKLKEVPREQTLILVATGQKIGEGFDYPRLDTLMLAAPVSFSGRLEQYIGRLNRDYEGKKEVVVYDYIDSHIRDFDKMYVNRLRTYKRTGFQLITNSVLSKQTTNAIYDSGNYADAFERDIVEAEKNILVSSPGLTQNKVERFIYLIKTRQEAGVKVTVITTEPQNTRFGNPDFYQQMVCEMQENSIHVIVRDEVAEHYAILDDELVWHGGMNLLGEEDAWDNLMRIKSAEVAAELLEITLKNDENIKKV, encoded by the coding sequence ATGAATATAGAAGCATATAATCTTGATTCTCTTCGCAAGTTGGTGCGAAGTCTTCAAGATGAAAACAGAAGATTAAAAATTCAATTGGAAAAGGCGGATATTCCCTATGAGTCTGAAAATATATTTGAAGAGAAAATCGAAAATATTGAGGAATATGATCCAGATCAAGGCGGACGAATCCAAAGTAAATATATTACAGAAGATCTAGCTAATAAATACTTCGCGATGTTCTGGGGAAGAACAGATGTATATGCGAAAAGAGGCACGAAGGGCGGCTATTTTCCGCAGTGCAACAACAGGTGGAATAATCGTATCTGTCCGAAACAGCAGGGTATAAAAATTAATTGTGAAGCCTGTGAACACAGGGAATGGACAAGGCTTGATCCGAAGAAAATTGTAGAACATCTTCTTGGATACAGAGAGGACGGAGCAGATGTATTGGGCGTGTATCCTCTGCTTCCGGATGGTACTTGCCGTTTCCTTGTCTTTGATTTTGACAATCATGAAAAAGGCGCTGAGAAGACTGATTTTGCAAATGTGGATGATGAATGGCATGAAGAAGTTGATGCTTTGCGAATCATTTGTGAAAGTAATGGGATAACACCGCTAGTGGAACGTTCAAGGTCTGGCAGGGGTGCGCATGTATGGGTTTTCTTTAAAAGACCGGTGGACGCAACTCTTGCAAGAAAATTCGGATTTCTTCTACTGGATAAAGGTTCTGCTTCGATTAATCTGAAATCTTTTCATTATTATGACCGGATGTATCCCTCTCAGGATGTTGCCAGCAGTATCGGGAATCTGATCGCATTGCCGTTGCAGGGACAGGCGCTGAAAAAAGGAAACAGCGCATTTGTTGATAAAAACTGGAATGCGTATCCAGATCAGTGGGATATCCTGCTGAATCAGACGGAAAAGCTGACGTTGGATGAGATAGAAAAGTGTATGACAAAATGGCAGGCAGAGCTCTCCAATGAAAAGGGAATGCTGGCGTTGCCCAATGTTCAAAACCGTCCGAAGCCATGGAAGAAAAAAGATGGCTTTGTAAAATCAGATGTAGTCGGTAAAATGCATATTGCCCTTGGAGATGCCATCTATGTGGATACGTTGAATTTAATGCCGCGCCTGCAGAATCAGATCAGAAGCATGGCAGCCTTTGACAATCCTGTATTTTATAAAAACAAAAGGCTTGGATATTCCAACTATTATAATTTCAGCGCTGTCTATATGGGAAAGGATATAGATGGTTATATTCGTATTCCACGGGGCCTTCGTGATAACCTGGTTTGCGCCTGTAAAGAGGCTGATATTAATTTTGAGATAGAGGATTACAGGGAAAAGGGGCGACCTATAAGAGTTGTTTTCCAGGGAGATTTGAGAACTCAGCAGAATCTGGCGGCAGAGCGTTTGCTTGCATATGATCATGGCATTCTCAGTGCTGCCACCGCATTTGGGAAAACGGTTGTCTGCAGTTATCTTATCGCAGAGCGTAAGGTTAATACGCTTATTTTGCTTCAAAGTAAAGATTTGCTGGAGCAGTGGGTAGAGGAACTGAATAAATTTTTGATTATAGATGAAAAGCCTCCCACTTACAAAACCAAAAGCGGAAGAGAAAAGCGCAGAGACAGTGTCATTGGCATCCTGCATGGCAGTAAAAATACTCTGACAGGGATTGTTGATGTTGCTATGGTGGGCTCCATGTACAGTAAGGGGAAGTTCAATGAATTTATCAATTCGTATGGTATGGTGATTATGGATGAATGTCATCATTGCGGTTCAAGTACGTCTATTGAAGTTATGCAGAAAGTGAATGCCAGATATGTCTATGGTGTATCAGCAACACCGAAACGTGGGGATAATCTGGAAAAGATTATTTATATGCTTTTGGGACCAATCAGACATAAGTTTACGGCGAAAGAGCGTGCCGCAGAGCAAGGAATCGGTCACTATGTATATCCAAGATATACAAGAGTAATTGATACAAATGAGAGTAAAAATAATATTAATGAGGCATATTCTTTGATCAGCACAAGTCTGGTCAGAAATGAAATGATTCTTGAAGATACAAGAGCCTGTGTAAAGATGGGCAGAACCCCGGTAATTCTGACGAGATACAAGAAGCAGGCAAAATATCTTTATGATAATCTGCAAAAGGATGCTGACAGGGTATTCCTTCTATATGGAGATAACAGTGACAAAAAAAATTCCGATGTGAGAAGGAAGTTAAAAGAAGTACCAAGGGAACAAACCCTGATTCTGGTTGCAACCGGGCAGAAGATTGGAGAGGGGTTCGACTATCCTAGGCTGGATACACTCATGCTGGCAGCACCGGTATCTTTTAGCGGACGGCTGGAACAGTACATAGGAAGGTTGAACCGTGATTACGAGGGAAAAAAAGAAGTAGTTGTCTATGATTATATAGATTCGCATATTCGAGACTTTGACAAGATGTATGTAAATAGATTGCGTACTTATAAACGGACAGGATTTCAGTTAATCACTAATAGTGTTCTTTCAAAACAGACAACGAACGCAATTTACGATTCCGGAAATTATGCAGATGCATTTGAACGAGACATTGTTGAGGCGGAAAAGAATATCCTTGTTTCCAGTCCGGGGCTGACACAAAATAAAGTGGAGCGTTTTATTTATCTTATAAAGACGCGGCAGGAAGCCGGAGTGAAGGTTACGGTCATAACGACAGAACCGCAGAATACACGGTTTGGGAATCCCGATTTTTATCAGCAGATGGTCTGTGAGATGCAAGAGAATAGTATTCATGTAATTGTAAGAGATGAGGTGGCAGAGCATTATGCGATTCTGGATGATGAATTGGTGTGGCATGGAGGTATGAATCTGCTTGGCGAGGAGGATGCATGGGATAATCTAATGCGGATAAAATCAGCCGAGGTTGCAGCAGAATTGTTGGAGATTACGTTGAAGAATGATGAAAATATTAAAAAAGTATAA